In Paenibacillus sp. J23TS9, a single genomic region encodes these proteins:
- the lpdA gene encoding dihydrolipoyl dehydrogenase — translation MTITCDVAVLGGGTGGYVAAIRAAQLGKQVVIIEADKLGGTCLHRGCIPSKSLLRSAEVYAEIRESESYGIETSGATLVFPKVQSRKSAIVDQLHQGVQYLMRKNKIQVLQGKGRVIGPSIFSPKSGAVAVELADGEMETIVPANLIIATGSRPRHLPGLEPDGRYILTSDDALVMDELPQSIIIIGGGVIGVEWASMLNDFGVQVTVVETANQLLPAEDEDVARELQKLLVKRGVIIHTGSTVQTDTYQIEDGQVRIDVSKGEKTETLTASSILVSVGRQANVENIGLENTDVRVERGFIAVNQHLQTGEAHIYAIGDVIGGLQLAHAASHEGIAAVNHLAGEAVHPVPQHMIPRCVYTRPEVASVGITEKEARQKGMEVKVGKFPFQAIGKALVHGSKEGFVKVVADARSNDILGVQMIGTHVTDLISEAALAQLLDATPWEVGQMVHPHPTLAEVIGEGMLAVDGLSIGM, via the coding sequence ATGACAATAACATGTGATGTAGCTGTGCTTGGCGGAGGAACCGGAGGATACGTAGCTGCAATTCGTGCCGCTCAACTCGGCAAACAGGTCGTCATCATTGAAGCGGACAAACTGGGAGGCACCTGCCTTCACCGCGGCTGTATTCCAAGCAAATCGCTTCTGCGGAGTGCTGAAGTATATGCGGAAATTCGTGAAAGCGAAAGTTACGGTATTGAGACCTCTGGAGCGACTCTGGTTTTCCCCAAGGTGCAGAGCCGGAAATCTGCCATTGTAGATCAGCTGCACCAGGGAGTGCAGTACCTGATGCGGAAAAATAAGATTCAAGTGCTTCAGGGCAAAGGACGGGTGATCGGTCCTTCTATTTTCTCACCGAAAAGCGGAGCTGTAGCCGTCGAGCTGGCAGATGGCGAGATGGAAACAATCGTACCTGCGAATCTGATTATCGCAACAGGCTCACGTCCACGCCATCTTCCGGGACTTGAACCGGATGGCCGTTATATTCTAACAAGTGATGATGCGCTTGTCATGGACGAGCTTCCACAATCCATCATTATTATTGGCGGCGGCGTGATTGGAGTCGAGTGGGCCTCCATGCTGAATGACTTCGGCGTTCAAGTCACTGTGGTTGAAACCGCGAACCAACTGCTCCCTGCCGAAGATGAGGATGTGGCGCGTGAGCTGCAAAAGCTTCTTGTGAAGCGCGGAGTCATCATACACACGGGCAGCACGGTACAGACAGATACATACCAGATTGAGGACGGACAAGTTAGAATTGATGTAAGTAAGGGTGAAAAAACAGAAACACTTACTGCTTCAAGTATTCTGGTATCTGTCGGACGACAAGCCAACGTAGAAAACATCGGCCTGGAGAACACAGATGTTCGGGTTGAACGCGGCTTCATCGCGGTTAACCAGCATCTGCAAACCGGTGAAGCTCATATCTATGCGATCGGAGATGTCATTGGAGGTTTGCAGTTGGCCCATGCCGCCAGCCATGAAGGTATCGCAGCCGTGAATCATCTTGCCGGAGAAGCGGTTCATCCCGTTCCGCAGCATATGATTCCGCGCTGTGTATATACCCGGCCTGAAGTGGCGAGCGTAGGTATAACGGAAAAGGAAGCACGCCAAAAAGGAATGGAAGTCAAAGTTGGCAAGTTCCCGTTTCAGGCGATCGGCAAGGCATTGGTACATGGCAGCAAAGAGGGATTTGTCAAGGTTGTAGCTGATGCTAGGAGCAATGACATTCTTGGAGTTCAAATGATCGGTACCCATGTGACTGACCTGATTAGTGAAGCAGCCCTGGCACAGCTCTTGGATGCGACACCATGGGAAGTAGGGCAGATGGTACATCCTCACCCCACGCTTGCTGAGGTTATCGGGGAAGGCATGCTGGCTGTGGATGGTTTGTCGATTGGGATGTAA
- a CDS encoding thiamine pyrophosphate-dependent dehydrogenase E1 component subunit alpha, protein MNEQGTVGTGHEHEQLGLSNGQVIDMYRYMLLARKFDERNLLLQRAGKINFHVSGVGQETAQVAAAFALDREKDYFLPYYRDYGFVLTVGMTVRELMLSAFAKAEDPNSGGRQMPGHFGSKRLRIVTGSSPVTTQVPHAVGVALAAKMRKQELVSFVTFGEGSSNQGDFHEGCNFAGVHKLPVIIMCENNQYAISVPLHKQISGKVSDRALGYGFPGIRVDGNDALAVYRAVKEARERAIRGEGPTLIEAMMYRLSPHSTSDNDLAYRTKEEVEENWKNDGVARFKAYLMNCGIWDETKEADLLEQLALEIKDATEYADNAPFPKPEDTMLHVYADDRKEGETTWQ, encoded by the coding sequence ATGAATGAACAAGGTACTGTTGGAACAGGACATGAGCATGAGCAGCTTGGACTCAGCAACGGACAAGTGATTGACATGTACAGATATATGCTGCTCGCACGAAAGTTTGATGAGCGTAATTTGCTGCTGCAGCGGGCAGGTAAAATTAACTTCCACGTTTCGGGCGTTGGGCAGGAGACCGCACAGGTGGCTGCCGCGTTTGCTTTGGATCGGGAAAAGGATTATTTCCTGCCGTATTACCGCGATTATGGTTTTGTTTTAACCGTAGGCATGACCGTTCGTGAACTGATGCTCTCCGCTTTCGCGAAGGCAGAGGATCCGAACAGCGGCGGTCGTCAAATGCCGGGCCACTTCGGCTCCAAAAGACTGCGGATCGTCACTGGATCAAGTCCCGTAACGACGCAGGTTCCTCACGCAGTAGGCGTTGCACTGGCTGCCAAGATGAGAAAGCAGGAGCTGGTCTCTTTTGTAACATTTGGTGAAGGCTCCAGCAACCAGGGGGATTTCCACGAGGGCTGTAACTTTGCCGGCGTGCATAAACTGCCTGTCATCATTATGTGCGAGAACAATCAATATGCCATTTCGGTTCCACTTCATAAACAGATTAGCGGCAAGGTCAGCGACCGCGCCCTGGGCTACGGATTCCCTGGTATCCGCGTAGATGGCAATGATGCACTTGCTGTTTACCGTGCGGTCAAGGAAGCTCGTGAACGGGCGATCCGTGGCGAAGGTCCGACGTTGATCGAAGCGATGATGTACCGCCTGTCTCCGCATTCCACTTCCGATAATGATCTGGCTTATCGGACCAAAGAAGAAGTAGAAGAAAATTGGAAGAATGACGGTGTTGCCCGCTTTAAAGCTTACTTGATGAACTGCGGTATTTGGGATGAGACGAAGGAAGCGGATCTTCTGGAACAGCTGGCGCTAGAAATTAAGGATGCAACCGAGTATGCGGACAATGCGCCATTTCCGAAGCCGGAAGACACGATGCTTCATGTCTACGCGGATGATCGTAAAGAGGGGGAAACCACATGGCAGTAA
- a CDS encoding alpha-ketoacid dehydrogenase subunit beta, whose amino-acid sequence MAVMEYIDAIRLAIKEEMEKDEAVFVLGEDVGVKGGVFTTTKGLMEQFGEERVMDTPLAESAIAGVAIGAAMVGMKPIAEMQYSDFMLPATNQIISEAAKIRYRSNNDWSCPIVVRAPIGGGIFGGLYHSQCPESIFFGTPGLKIVAPFTAYDAKGLLKAAIQDPDPVLFFENKKCYKMIQGDVPLDDYTVPIGKANVLREGADITVIGYSMPLHFCMQAAEELEKEEGITAQILDLRTLQPLDRDSIIEAVRKTGKVLIVHEDNKTGGVGAEVAAIISEECLFDLDAPIMRCCSPDVPAMPISPPMEKFYMLSKDKVKEAMRQLAIY is encoded by the coding sequence ATGGCAGTAATGGAATATATCGATGCGATCCGTCTGGCCATCAAGGAAGAGATGGAGAAAGACGAAGCTGTATTTGTTCTCGGTGAAGATGTCGGTGTCAAAGGTGGTGTGTTCACGACAACCAAAGGCCTGATGGAGCAGTTCGGTGAGGAGCGGGTTATGGATACGCCGCTGGCTGAATCTGCGATTGCCGGTGTGGCTATTGGAGCCGCGATGGTTGGCATGAAGCCCATAGCGGAAATGCAGTATTCTGATTTCATGCTGCCTGCGACGAACCAAATTATCAGCGAAGCAGCCAAAATCCGTTACCGCTCCAATAATGACTGGAGCTGTCCTATTGTTGTCAGAGCTCCGATTGGAGGAGGCATTTTCGGGGGGTTGTATCATTCCCAGTGTCCTGAATCCATATTCTTTGGTACACCTGGCCTTAAAATTGTCGCTCCGTTCACAGCTTATGACGCCAAGGGACTTCTCAAGGCGGCCATTCAGGACCCGGACCCGGTGCTCTTTTTCGAGAATAAAAAATGTTACAAAATGATACAGGGTGATGTGCCTCTCGACGATTATACCGTTCCGATCGGTAAAGCAAATGTGCTGCGAGAAGGAGCGGATATTACCGTTATCGGCTACAGCATGCCGCTTCATTTCTGCATGCAGGCTGCGGAAGAGCTGGAGAAGGAAGAAGGGATTACCGCCCAAATTCTCGATTTGCGTACACTGCAGCCGCTGGACCGCGACAGCATTATCGAAGCCGTCCGTAAGACCGGCAAGGTACTGATTGTTCATGAAGATAATAAAACTGGCGGCGTTGGTGCCGAGGTAGCCGCTATCATTTCCGAGGAATGCCTGTTTGATCTGGATGCCCCGATCATGCGCTGCTGCAGCCCGGATGTGCCTGCAATGCCGATCAGCCCGCCGATGGAAAAGTTCTATATGCTGAGCAAAGACAAAGTGAAAGAAGCCATGCGTCAATTGGCAATCTACTAG
- a CDS encoding dihydrolipoamide acetyltransferase family protein produces the protein MSENQKLTDVVMPQLAESLVSATIAKWLKQPGDKVEQYEPICEVITDKVNAEIPSTVDGVMAELIAEEGQKIGVGEIICRMAVAGQAPAPAQPLQESPSNAPAGNAGDQSMRSRYSPAVQSLAAEHGVNLSAVQGTGMGGRITRKDVLAFVEKGGNGSPSQAAAGQGQQETPSPFKDLPHANPAVTPEQYIPRPPAPERNSGLHMTENPKIPPIEVERGGERETLIDVTPLRNAIATNMRQSVSEIPHAWTMVEVDVTNLVLLRNKLKDEFKRREGYNLTYLAFFLKAVVNAIKDYPIMNSVWAVNKIIVKRDINISLAVGTEDSVMTPVIQRADQKNIAGLAREIEELATKTRQGKLKLDDMQGGTFTVNNTGSFGSILSYPIINYPQAAILTFESIVKRPVVINDMIAVRSMANICLSLDHRILDGVICGRFLQRVKENIEAYTLDTKVY, from the coding sequence ATGTCAGAAAATCAAAAGTTAACCGATGTGGTGATGCCGCAGCTGGCCGAATCGCTGGTTTCGGCAACCATTGCCAAGTGGCTGAAGCAGCCTGGAGATAAGGTGGAGCAGTACGAACCGATTTGTGAGGTTATAACCGATAAGGTTAACGCCGAAATCCCTTCTACAGTGGATGGGGTGATGGCCGAATTAATCGCAGAAGAAGGCCAAAAAATTGGTGTGGGCGAGATTATTTGCCGTATGGCTGTTGCCGGCCAGGCTCCTGCTCCGGCTCAGCCTCTTCAGGAATCTCCGAGCAATGCTCCAGCCGGTAATGCCGGTGACCAGTCCATGAGAAGCCGCTATTCGCCGGCGGTTCAGTCTTTGGCTGCCGAGCATGGAGTCAATTTAAGTGCTGTACAGGGAACCGGCATGGGTGGACGGATCACCCGTAAGGATGTCCTTGCCTTTGTGGAAAAGGGGGGCAATGGAAGCCCTTCGCAAGCAGCAGCTGGTCAGGGTCAACAAGAGACACCGTCACCGTTTAAGGATCTGCCGCATGCGAATCCCGCGGTAACGCCTGAACAGTATATTCCGCGGCCTCCGGCACCGGAAAGAAATTCGGGTCTGCATATGACAGAGAATCCTAAAATCCCGCCTATAGAGGTGGAAAGAGGCGGCGAGCGTGAGACGCTAATTGATGTTACTCCGCTTCGCAACGCAATTGCAACCAACATGCGTCAGAGTGTGTCCGAAATTCCGCATGCTTGGACAATGGTGGAAGTGGATGTTACCAACCTCGTGCTGCTGCGCAACAAGCTGAAGGATGAATTTAAGCGCAGAGAAGGTTATAATTTAACGTATCTGGCATTCTTCTTGAAGGCTGTTGTTAATGCGATCAAGGATTATCCGATCATGAACTCCGTATGGGCCGTGAATAAAATTATCGTTAAACGCGATATCAATATTTCGCTGGCTGTCGGTACGGAAGATTCGGTTATGACTCCTGTCATTCAACGTGCGGATCAGAAAAATATTGCGGGTTTGGCCCGGGAGATCGAAGAGCTTGCTACGAAGACCCGCCAAGGAAAGCTGAAGCTTGACGATATGCAGGGAGGTACCTTCACCGTCAACAATACGGGTTCATTCGGTTCCATCCTGTCCTATCCGATTATCAACTATCCTCAGGCGGCTATTCTGACATTCGAATCGATCGTCAAGCGTCCGGTTGTCATTAATGATATGATCGCGGTCCGCTCCATGGCCAATATCTGTTTGTCCCTGGATCACCGGATTCTCGACGGGGTTATCTGCGGACGATTCCTGCAGCGTGTCAAGGAAAACATCGAAGCCTATACGCTGGATACCAAAGTTTATTAA
- the lipB gene encoding lipoyl(octanoyl) transferase LipB, with product MSKALNVSYTPMMGYDAAWDLQKSIVKSIDLGEQQDTLLLLQHPPTYTIGSQRHPEHLLLSKQELEEKGIGLFEIDRGGDITYHGPGQLVGYPLLLLEGEGLDLHGYLRSLEQVIINYLKHHGIEAGRKPEYTGVWVGDLKVCAIGVKFNKCRSRRAFVTSHGFAFNIKAGIEDQGFKGIIPCGIQDFGVTSLEECTGESFTVEQVAKEIMPFFTEVFSYELTGEEVTDTAR from the coding sequence ATGAGCAAAGCACTTAATGTTTCCTATACGCCGATGATGGGTTATGATGCAGCATGGGATTTGCAAAAATCAATCGTAAAAAGCATTGACCTTGGAGAGCAGCAGGATACCCTGCTGCTCTTGCAGCATCCGCCAACCTATACCATTGGTTCCCAAAGACATCCGGAGCATCTGCTTCTTAGCAAACAAGAGCTGGAGGAGAAGGGCATCGGCTTATTTGAAATCGATCGCGGTGGTGATATTACATACCATGGACCTGGCCAGCTTGTAGGGTATCCTTTGCTTCTGCTGGAAGGAGAAGGACTGGATCTTCACGGGTATTTGCGCAGCCTTGAACAAGTCATTATCAACTATTTAAAGCACCATGGAATTGAGGCGGGACGTAAGCCTGAGTATACAGGTGTGTGGGTTGGGGATTTGAAGGTTTGCGCAATCGGGGTCAAATTTAATAAATGCCGCAGTCGCCGTGCGTTTGTAACCAGCCACGGGTTCGCATTTAACATCAAGGCAGGTATCGAAGATCAGGGCTTTAAGGGAATCATCCCTTGCGGAATTCAGGATTTCGGTGTGACTTCACTGGAAGAATGCACGGGTGAATCTTTTACTGTCGAACAGGTTGCGAAAGAAATCATGCCTTTCTTTACCGAAGTCTTTTCGTATGAGTTGACTGGGGAAGAAGTAACTGATACAGCCCGCTGA
- the prli42 gene encoding stressosome-associated protein Prli42 encodes MQNKKWFRVFIYLMLIAMVGSVIFGVVESLIAR; translated from the coding sequence ATGCAAAATAAAAAATGGTTTCGTGTTTTTATTTACCTGATGCTGATCGCCATGGTTGGCTCCGTTATTTTCGGAGTGGTTGAATCCCTGATCGCCCGCTGA
- a CDS encoding M20/M25/M40 family metallo-hydrolase produces the protein MIRQDRLVEEFMELVKVDSETGHEEEISVVLKKKFTDLGLKVIEDDSKSRTGHGAGNLIVTMEGTPGSTAPKLFFTCHMDTVTPGKGIKPTLGEDGWITSDGTTILGSDDKAGLAVLLEATKVLQEQQIDHGQIQFVITVGEESGLLGARCMDPKYLDAELGYAIDSNGEIGAIAVAAPTQAKVKMKIFGKSAHAGVNPEDGISAIQVASKAISRMKLGRLDHETTANIGKFAGGGATNVVCDYVELDAEARSIVQDKVERQIEHMREALHSAVQECGAKCEFISEIVYPAFNFGENDEVVQLAQRAIANMGLSSRTFHSGGGSDANIFNGMGVPTVNLALGYENIHTTKERIRAVDMAKAAEMVISIIRETTK, from the coding sequence ATGATCAGACAAGACCGTTTAGTAGAAGAATTTATGGAACTCGTGAAAGTGGACAGCGAGACAGGACATGAAGAAGAGATCTCTGTCGTTCTGAAAAAGAAATTCACGGACCTCGGACTAAAGGTTATCGAGGATGACTCCAAGTCAAGAACAGGCCACGGCGCAGGCAATCTGATTGTTACAATGGAAGGAACGCCGGGTTCCACAGCTCCCAAACTGTTCTTCACATGCCATATGGATACGGTAACGCCGGGCAAGGGCATTAAGCCAACGCTTGGTGAAGATGGCTGGATTACAAGTGATGGAACTACCATTCTTGGTTCTGATGACAAGGCTGGTCTAGCGGTACTTTTAGAAGCGACTAAGGTTCTTCAGGAACAACAAATCGATCATGGCCAAATTCAGTTTGTCATTACTGTGGGTGAAGAATCCGGATTACTTGGAGCACGCTGCATGGATCCGAAATATTTGGATGCAGAGCTGGGCTACGCCATTGATTCCAATGGTGAAATAGGTGCCATAGCCGTAGCCGCCCCAACACAAGCTAAAGTTAAAATGAAAATCTTTGGGAAATCTGCTCACGCCGGTGTTAATCCGGAAGACGGCATCAGTGCCATTCAGGTAGCTTCCAAAGCGATATCCCGTATGAAGCTTGGCAGACTGGATCATGAGACAACAGCCAATATCGGTAAATTTGCCGGGGGCGGTGCCACCAATGTGGTATGCGATTATGTCGAACTTGACGCAGAAGCGCGCAGTATCGTCCAGGACAAAGTCGAACGCCAAATTGAACATATGCGCGAAGCGCTGCATAGTGCCGTACAGGAATGTGGAGCGAAATGTGAATTCATCAGTGAAATTGTATATCCTGCCTTTAACTTTGGAGAGAATGACGAGGTTGTCCAGCTGGCGCAGCGGGCCATAGCAAATATGGGGCTCAGCAGCCGGACTTTCCATTCCGGAGGCGGAAGTGACGCGAATATTTTTAATGGTATGGGGGTTCCAACCGTTAATTTGGCACTTGGCTATGAAAATATTCATACGACCAAAGAACGTATTCGTGCAGTAGATATGGCGAAAGCAGCAGAAATGGTTATCAGTATTATTCGTGAGACAACGAAATAA
- a CDS encoding tetratricopeptide repeat protein, which translates to MPVLSRYEALETAKTAITLGKIDEALTILSSPTTQEYNELIYTLYQQGYRELVAMRISEMKQLPLYDRSQISLEICFIAAEIQYDAGNYEEAASIFEAIYSTDPNHSPARFGAASCYLQQTKGSLTSRLESSIIDSEMFLKTERYLSNITRALQILNITQWHTEWTPAQQQNHTASSAKLFH; encoded by the coding sequence ATGCCTGTCTTATCCAGGTATGAAGCTTTGGAAACAGCCAAAACCGCCATCACTCTAGGAAAGATCGATGAAGCGCTCACCATCCTATCAAGTCCGACAACACAGGAGTACAATGAATTAATCTATACCTTGTACCAGCAGGGATATCGTGAATTGGTCGCAATGCGAATATCCGAAATGAAGCAGCTACCTCTTTATGATCGCAGTCAGATATCGCTTGAAATTTGTTTCATTGCCGCCGAGATTCAATATGACGCCGGTAATTACGAGGAAGCCGCATCCATATTCGAAGCGATTTACAGCACGGATCCTAACCATTCACCAGCCAGATTTGGTGCTGCCTCCTGCTACCTGCAGCAAACGAAAGGATCTTTGACCTCCAGACTGGAAAGCAGCATCATCGACAGTGAAATGTTTCTCAAGACCGAACGTTATTTAAGCAATATCACACGTGCTCTGCAGATACTAAATATTACACAGTGGCATACGGAATGGACACCAGCCCAGCAGCAGAATCATACGGCATCTTCAGCCAAATTATTTCATTAA
- the mciZ gene encoding Z-ring formation inhibitor MciZ → MKSYRTGNSFHMVGQAWQIQIMLKQWMKETDPHTPLAAILNGSKDKCNG, encoded by the coding sequence ATGAAAAGCTATCGTACAGGCAACTCATTTCATATGGTTGGACAGGCTTGGCAGATCCAAATCATGCTTAAACAGTGGATGAAAGAAACAGATCCTCATACCCCATTGGCAGCCATCCTGAATGGGTCCAAAGACAAATGTAATGGCTAA
- a CDS encoding NUDIX hydrolase encodes MKEISKQNSKLDEVTVSTKPIFEGKIISLQIDTVELPDGSTASREIVKHPGAVAVLAVHGDKIIMVDQFRQAMGRCELEIPAGKLEKGEDPLEAAKRELQEETGYVCKNIKLLHSFYTSPGFADEIIHLYVAEELESGDAAPDEDEFLELYELTLAEAEEAVASGRISDAKTIMAVYAMKLKQATGTFGL; translated from the coding sequence TTGAAAGAAATTTCGAAACAGAACTCAAAACTTGACGAAGTAACAGTCTCAACCAAGCCCATTTTTGAAGGGAAAATCATTTCACTGCAGATTGATACTGTCGAATTACCAGATGGGAGCACAGCTTCCAGAGAGATTGTCAAACATCCAGGCGCGGTAGCAGTACTTGCAGTTCATGGGGATAAAATCATTATGGTGGATCAGTTTCGCCAGGCTATGGGCCGCTGCGAGCTGGAAATACCCGCGGGTAAGCTTGAAAAAGGGGAAGATCCGCTGGAAGCTGCCAAACGGGAACTGCAGGAGGAAACCGGTTATGTTTGCAAAAACATCAAACTGTTACATTCCTTCTATACATCGCCGGGATTTGCTGACGAGATCATTCATTTATATGTAGCGGAAGAACTTGAAAGCGGAGATGCTGCTCCAGATGAGGATGAATTCCTTGAGCTTTATGAGTTGACACTCGCAGAGGCAGAAGAGGCTGTCGCATCAGGCAGAATCAGCGATGCCAAAACCATTATGGCCGTCTATGCCATGAAGCTGAAGCAAGCGACAGGGACATTTGGGCTATGA
- a CDS encoding endonuclease Q family protein, whose product MTRKSNSCLNEYYADLHIHIGRTTSGQAVKISGSKDLTFANIAKEAAGRKGIDLVGIIDCHSPEVQKDIMDCLYAGDMSELEGGGISYQGTTILLGSEIEIYEEGKGAAHLLAYFPDLSVMQHFTAWMTKHMKNVNLSSQRIYVPARKLQEEIYARGGIMIPAHVFTPHKGIYGNVTPRMSEVLDLDMISGVELGLSSDSEMAGLISELDSFTFVTNSDAHSLGKIGREYNRIKLAEPSFNELVLALGNKEGRQVTANFGLNPRLGKYHRTYCLSCSRILDQNEAMTGACPHCGGLKKVQGVLDRILDIADRKESWSPASRPIYHYQVPLEFIPGLGKVTMKKLLDRFGTEMSILHRTAEAELAEVVGGSMAKQIVMARNGSLSLTSGGGGTYGRVAASTDKT is encoded by the coding sequence TTGACGCGAAAATCTAACAGTTGTCTAAATGAGTACTACGCCGATCTGCATATCCATATTGGCCGTACGACTTCTGGACAGGCAGTGAAAATCAGCGGCAGCAAGGATCTGACTTTTGCCAATATCGCTAAGGAAGCTGCCGGCCGTAAGGGCATCGACTTGGTCGGGATCATCGACTGTCATTCCCCTGAAGTGCAAAAGGACATTATGGATTGTCTTTACGCAGGTGATATGAGTGAGCTTGAAGGCGGAGGCATATCCTACCAAGGCACGACGATTTTACTAGGCAGTGAAATTGAGATTTACGAGGAAGGCAAGGGAGCCGCGCATCTGCTTGCTTACTTCCCGGATTTATCTGTCATGCAGCATTTTACGGCTTGGATGACGAAGCATATGAAAAATGTCAATCTCAGCTCCCAGCGTATTTATGTGCCGGCACGCAAGCTGCAGGAGGAAATCTATGCCAGGGGCGGCATCATGATTCCCGCACATGTGTTTACCCCGCATAAAGGTATTTACGGAAACGTGACACCCCGTATGTCCGAAGTTCTGGACCTGGATATGATCAGCGGCGTGGAGCTTGGACTCAGCTCTGATTCCGAGATGGCCGGATTGATTTCCGAGCTCGACAGCTTCACCTTTGTTACGAACTCGGATGCCCATTCCCTTGGAAAGATCGGCCGGGAGTATAACCGGATCAAGCTGGCGGAGCCAAGCTTCAATGAACTTGTTCTGGCGCTTGGCAATAAAGAGGGGCGTCAGGTAACTGCCAATTTCGGCTTGAATCCCCGTCTTGGAAAATACCACCGTACTTATTGCCTGAGCTGCAGCCGTATCCTGGACCAAAATGAAGCCATGACGGGCGCATGCCCTCACTGCGGCGGACTGAAGAAGGTTCAAGGGGTATTGGACCGGATTCTGGATATCGCCGACCGCAAGGAGTCCTGGAGTCCTGCTTCGCGTCCAATCTATCATTATCAGGTGCCGCTGGAGTTTATTCCGGGCCTTGGCAAAGTCACGATGAAAAAGCTGCTGGACCGGTTTGGAACGGAAATGTCCATTTTGCATAGAACTGCCGAAGCGGAGCTGGCCGAGGTTGTTGGAGGCAGCATGGCAAAGCAAATTGTTATGGCAAGAAACGGCTCGTTGTCCCTCACTTCCGGCGGGGGAGGAACCTACGGAAGAGTAGCAGCATCAACAGACAAGACATAG
- the spoIIM gene encoding stage II sporulation protein M, with protein MRTFRHTLKEQTVLYIFVAVLFLVGVIFGALMVNALSLEQQQDLGRYLQNFFITVDQSEPGTGAAESFWNIAGLHLKWVGLIWFLGLSVIGLPGILILDFLKGVLIGFSVGYLVGQFSWKGLLFALVSVAPPNLLIIPVLIVTSVSAIAFSLHVIKNRVMMHNRVNVIRPFAAYVGLTVFMCLIMLGISSFEAWVTPAMMKWVTPTLLETAVVPGM; from the coding sequence ATGCGAACTTTCCGCCATACCTTGAAGGAGCAAACGGTTCTCTATATATTTGTCGCCGTGCTGTTTCTTGTCGGGGTTATCTTCGGTGCTCTAATGGTTAATGCATTGTCGCTGGAGCAGCAGCAGGACCTGGGGCGGTATCTTCAGAATTTTTTCATTACGGTGGATCAAAGTGAACCGGGAACGGGCGCCGCAGAATCGTTCTGGAATATCGCGGGCCTGCATTTGAAATGGGTCGGTTTGATCTGGTTTCTCGGGCTGTCGGTTATCGGTTTGCCGGGGATTCTTATTCTGGATTTCTTGAAAGGTGTTTTGATTGGGTTCTCGGTGGGCTATCTGGTGGGGCAATTTTCTTGGAAGGGACTGCTCTTTGCCCTGGTATCAGTTGCACCGCCCAATCTATTGATTATCCCGGTTCTGATTGTGACCAGTGTATCTGCCATTGCCTTTTCACTGCATGTGATCAAAAATAGAGTTATGATGCATAATCGTGTCAATGTAATTCGCCCGTTTGCAGCTTATGTCGGTTTGACTGTGTTCATGTGTCTGATTATGCTGGGAATTTCCTCGTTTGAAGCCTGGGTGACTCCGGCGATGATGAAATGGGTAACTCCAACACTGCTGGAGACCGCGGTAGTGCCTGGGATGTAA
- a CDS encoding Fur family transcriptional regulator, producing MEARIDKIKQQLQSQGYKLTPQREATVRVLLENEEDHLSAEDVFMLVKEKAPEIGLATVYRTLELLSELHVVEKINFGDGVARYDLRTDTAKHHHHHLICVKCGSMDEIREDWLGPLEERLEREFNFTVSDHRLDFHGICYRCKDKEESQRSDDKKSDN from the coding sequence ATGGAAGCGCGGATCGATAAAATCAAACAACAATTGCAATCCCAGGGCTATAAACTGACACCCCAGCGGGAAGCTACCGTCAGAGTTTTGCTCGAGAATGAAGAAGATCACCTCAGTGCGGAGGATGTTTTCATGCTCGTCAAAGAAAAGGCTCCTGAAATCGGTCTGGCTACCGTATACCGTACCCTTGAGCTGCTCAGTGAACTGCATGTCGTGGAAAAGATTAATTTCGGCGATGGCGTTGCAAGATATGATTTGCGGACAGATACCGCAAAACACCACCACCATCATCTGATCTGCGTGAAATGCGGCAGCATGGATGAAATCCGCGAGGATTGGCTGGGACCGCTGGAAGAGCGGCTGGAACGCGAGTTTAATTTTACGGTTTCCGATCACCGGCTTGATTTTCATGGAATTTGTTACCGCTGCAAGGATAAGGAAGAAAGCCAGCGCAGCGATGACAAGAAGTCGGATAATTAA